In Sphingomonas sp. SUN019, one genomic interval encodes:
- the ggt gene encoding gamma-glutamyltransferase, producing the protein MKPVLALVAFLTPLPALAPSSVSAQARAPGGGIVTSADPRATEAGQAILRQGGSASDAAIAMMLALTVVEPQSSGIGGGGFLLHQSAGGKLETIDGREKAPAGATPRRFVDAAGKPIPFIEAFQGGRAVGVPGNIRLAALASKKWGKLPWKALFQPAIRLAEGGFAVTRPMAEATTRVSPLWKNFPATAAQYGSTGLTQGTTVKNPALGKLLRKVAKDGPDAFYTGGNAKALLAAVTTSKLNPSEMTAADLTAYQAKERAPVCGEYRGYRVCGMRPPSSGATTVLQILGMLERFDLKALGKDSPVAWHLIGEAMQLAYADREKYLGDADFVSVPVAGLIDRGYIGSRSRLIAEEKTLSAYDAGTPPGAPPRTAAEQREVPGTTHFIAVDRAGDVATMTSTIEGPFGSQLLANGYALNNELTDFTFAPEKDGAPVANRVEGGKRPLSSMAPTIVYKDGKPVFTVGAAGGKTIIMQVTKAIVAHLDWGLNARDSIGEPLVYFNREGLVLEQGTRLEAMKPALEKLGHKVSVGRLPLKANAAELTTTGWVGAADPRGVGTALSE; encoded by the coding sequence ATGAAGCCTGTTCTTGCGCTGGTCGCGTTCCTCACCCCCCTCCCCGCCCTCGCACCCTCGTCAGTAAGTGCGCAGGCGCGAGCGCCTGGCGGGGGCATCGTCACCTCCGCCGATCCGCGCGCGACCGAGGCGGGGCAGGCGATCCTGCGGCAGGGCGGGTCGGCATCCGACGCGGCGATCGCGATGATGCTGGCGCTCACCGTGGTCGAGCCGCAATCGTCGGGCATCGGCGGCGGCGGGTTCCTGCTGCATCAGAGCGCGGGCGGAAAGCTGGAGACGATCGACGGGCGGGAGAAGGCCCCGGCGGGGGCGACGCCGCGGCGCTTCGTCGATGCCGCGGGCAAGCCGATCCCGTTCATCGAGGCGTTCCAGGGCGGGCGGGCGGTCGGCGTGCCGGGCAACATCAGGCTGGCCGCGCTGGCGTCGAAGAAATGGGGCAAGCTCCCGTGGAAGGCGCTGTTCCAGCCCGCGATCCGGCTGGCCGAGGGGGGCTTTGCGGTGACGCGTCCGATGGCGGAGGCGACAACGCGGGTGTCGCCGCTGTGGAAGAACTTCCCTGCGACCGCGGCGCAATATGGCAGCACGGGGCTGACGCAGGGAACGACTGTGAAGAACCCCGCGCTGGGAAAGCTGTTGCGCAAGGTGGCCAAGGATGGGCCGGACGCTTTCTACACCGGCGGCAATGCCAAGGCGCTGCTGGCGGCGGTGACGACGAGCAAGCTCAATCCCAGCGAGATGACCGCGGCCGACCTGACCGCCTATCAGGCGAAGGAGCGCGCGCCCGTTTGCGGCGAATACCGCGGCTACCGTGTGTGCGGGATGAGGCCGCCGTCTTCGGGCGCGACGACGGTGCTGCAGATCCTGGGGATGCTGGAACGCTTCGACCTGAAGGCGCTGGGCAAGGATTCGCCCGTCGCATGGCATCTGATCGGCGAGGCGATGCAGCTCGCTTATGCCGACCGCGAGAAATATCTGGGCGACGCCGATTTCGTGTCGGTGCCGGTCGCGGGGCTAATCGACCGTGGCTATATCGGCAGCCGGTCGCGGCTGATCGCCGAGGAGAAGACGCTGTCGGCCTATGACGCGGGCACGCCGCCCGGCGCACCGCCGCGGACGGCGGCGGAGCAGCGCGAGGTGCCGGGGACGACGCACTTCATCGCGGTCGACCGGGCGGGCGACGTCGCGACGATGACCTCGACGATCGAGGGGCCGTTCGGCAGCCAGCTGCTCGCCAACGGCTATGCGCTGAACAACGAACTGACCGACTTCACCTTCGCGCCGGAAAAGGATGGCGCGCCAGTCGCCAACCGCGTCGAGGGCGGGAAGCGGCCATTGTCGTCGATGGCGCCGACGATCGTGTACAAGGACGGGAAACCCGTTTTCACGGTCGGCGCGGCGGGCGGCAAGACGATCATCATGCAGGTGACGAAGGCGATCGTCGCACATCTCGACTGGGGACTGAACGCGCGCGATTCGATCGGCGAACCGTTGGTGTATTTCAACCGCGAGGGGCTGGTGCTGGAACAGGGCACGCGGCTGGAGGCGATGAAGCCGGCGCTGGAGAAACTGGGGCACAAGGTGTCGGTCGGGCGATTGCCGCTGAAGGCCAATGCGGCGGAACTGACCACGACCGGCTGGGTGGGCGCGGCCGATCCGCGTGGTGTGGGAACGGCGTTGAGCGAGTGA
- a CDS encoding SufD family Fe-S cluster assembly protein produces MESLTLPSTREELWRWSDPQAIMAAAATSRDVAHTHAPISATFLDLPGDRIVLVDGVLDQARSILVRVTFANIRASDHPLAARATGPGWRLDLPKDAVADPVQIIHIATGAENHVPAEITLAEDAVATVIETFTGTGWTNRLTRITLGHSARLMRSIRLLQPDGFVSLRDEADLGQGASFVQTVLGAGDAGSRIDAAVVLSGEGAYAEYGGALLTRADQRQECAVRVRHAAPNGQSHQLWRAVAADKSTASLAAAVEVARDAQKTDGEQSLRGLLLARTATVNLKPELEIFADDVKCAHGATVGELDAKALFYMASRGIPEPRAKALLTRAFVADALDRIADETVRDAFAADADAWLEAAL; encoded by the coding sequence ATGGAATCCCTAACCCTCCCCAGCACGCGCGAGGAATTGTGGCGCTGGTCTGATCCGCAAGCAATCATGGCCGCGGCGGCAACATCGCGTGATGTTGCGCACACCCATGCGCCAATATCCGCAACCTTCCTCGACCTTCCCGGCGACCGTATCGTCCTCGTCGACGGGGTGCTGGATCAGGCGCGTTCGATCCTCGTCCGCGTGACCTTCGCCAACATCCGCGCATCGGACCATCCGCTGGCCGCCCGCGCCACCGGCCCCGGTTGGCGGCTCGACCTGCCCAAGGATGCGGTCGCCGATCCCGTCCAGATCATCCATATCGCGACCGGGGCTGAAAACCACGTCCCCGCCGAAATCACCCTTGCCGAAGACGCCGTCGCCACGGTCATCGAGACCTTCACCGGAACCGGCTGGACCAACCGCCTGACCCGCATCACGCTCGGCCATTCCGCCCGCTTGATGCGCTCGATCCGCCTGCTCCAGCCCGACGGGTTCGTGTCCCTGCGCGACGAAGCCGACCTCGGCCAGGGCGCCAGTTTCGTCCAGACCGTCCTCGGCGCGGGCGACGCGGGCAGCCGCATCGACGCCGCGGTCGTGCTCAGCGGGGAGGGGGCCTATGCCGAATATGGCGGCGCGCTGCTGACCCGCGCCGACCAACGCCAGGAATGCGCCGTCCGCGTCCGCCACGCCGCCCCGAACGGCCAGTCGCACCAATTGTGGCGCGCGGTCGCCGCCGACAAATCCACCGCCAGCCTCGCCGCCGCGGTGGAGGTCGCGCGCGACGCGCAGAAGACCGACGGCGAACAATCGCTCCGTGGCCTGCTCCTCGCGCGCACCGCGACCGTCAACCTGAAGCCCGAACTCGAAATCTTCGCGGACGACGTGAAATGCGCACACGGCGCGACGGTCGGCGAACTCGACGCGAAGGCGCTGTTCTACATGGCCAGCCGCGGTATCCCCGAGCCGCGCGCGAAGGCGCTGCTGACGCGCGCGTTCGTCGCCGATGCGCTCGACCGCATCGCCGACGAGACGGTGCGCGACGCCTTCGCGGCCGATGCGGACGCGTGGCTGGAGGCTGCGTTGTGA
- the sufB gene encoding Fe-S cluster assembly protein SufB, with protein MATKNAEAYAAVAKTYEWGFSSDIEQEFAPKGLSEDTVRFISAKKGEPEWMLDWRLKAYRLWLTMTPPDWAKLNVPPIDYQDAYYYAEPKAKPKIGSLDEVDPEILRVYEKLGIPIGEQKVLAGVEGAELPRRVAVDAVFDSVSVATTFRKELESAGVIFRSISEAIKEYPDLVRKWLGKVVPQRDNYFATLNSAVFSDGTFVYIPEGVRCPMELSTYFRINAENTGQFERTLIVADKGSYVSYLEGCTAPMRDENQLHAAVVELVAMDDAEIKYSTVQNWYPGDENGVGGIYNFVTKRALCQGRNSKVSWTQVETGSAITWKYPSCVLAGDGSVGEFYSVAVTNNRQQADTGTKMIHLGKNTRSTIVSKGISAGRSDNTYRGLVRVAPTAEGVRNFTQCDSLLLGDQCGAHTIPYIEVRNPSAQIEHEATTSKISEDQMFYAMSRGLDSEAAVALIVNGFAREVLQQLPMEFAVEAQKLLGISLEGSVG; from the coding sequence ATGGCCACCAAGAACGCCGAAGCCTATGCCGCGGTCGCGAAGACCTACGAATGGGGTTTCAGCTCGGATATCGAGCAGGAATTCGCCCCCAAGGGCCTGTCCGAAGACACGGTGCGCTTCATCAGCGCGAAGAAGGGCGAGCCCGAATGGATGCTCGACTGGCGGCTGAAGGCGTATCGCCTGTGGCTGACCATGACCCCGCCCGACTGGGCGAAGCTGAATGTGCCCCCGATCGATTATCAGGACGCTTATTATTACGCCGAGCCCAAGGCGAAGCCCAAGATCGGCAGCCTGGACGAAGTCGATCCCGAAATCCTGCGCGTCTATGAAAAGCTCGGCATTCCGATCGGCGAACAGAAGGTGCTGGCGGGCGTCGAGGGCGCCGAACTCCCGCGCCGCGTCGCGGTCGATGCGGTCTTCGACAGCGTTTCCGTCGCGACCACCTTCCGCAAGGAACTCGAATCCGCCGGCGTGATCTTCCGCTCGATCAGCGAGGCGATCAAGGAATATCCCGACCTCGTGCGCAAATGGCTGGGTAAGGTCGTGCCGCAGCGCGACAATTACTTCGCCACGCTCAACAGCGCGGTCTTCAGCGACGGCACGTTCGTGTACATACCCGAGGGCGTCCGCTGCCCGATGGAGCTGTCGACCTATTTCCGCATCAATGCCGAAAACACCGGCCAGTTCGAGCGTACATTGATCGTCGCCGACAAGGGCAGCTACGTCAGCTATTTGGAGGGCTGCACCGCCCCGATGCGCGACGAAAACCAGCTCCACGCCGCAGTCGTCGAACTCGTCGCGATGGACGATGCGGAGATCAAATATTCGACCGTCCAGAACTGGTATCCCGGCGACGAGAACGGCGTTGGCGGCATCTACAATTTCGTCACCAAGCGCGCACTGTGTCAGGGCCGCAACAGCAAGGTCAGCTGGACGCAGGTCGAAACCGGCAGCGCGATCACTTGGAAATACCCGTCCTGCGTGCTGGCGGGCGACGGCAGCGTCGGCGAGTTCTATTCGGTCGCGGTCACCAACAACCGCCAGCAGGCCGACACCGGCACGAAGATGATCCACCTCGGCAAGAACACCCGCTCGACGATTGTGTCGAAGGGCATTTCCGCCGGTCGCTCGGACAATACCTACCGCGGCCTGGTGCGCGTCGCCCCGACCGCGGAAGGCGTCCGCAACTTTACCCAATGCGACAGCCTGCTGCTGGGCGACCAGTGCGGCGCACACACTATCCCCTACATCGAGGTTCGCAATCCCTCGGCGCAGATCGAACACGAAGCGACCACCAGCAAGATCAGCGAAGACCAGATGTTCTACGCCATGTCCCGCGGCCTGGATTCGGAAGCCGCCGTCGCCCTGATCGTCAACGGCTTCGCGCGGGAAGTGCTGCAGCAGTTGCCGATGGAGTTTGCGGTCGAGGCGCAGAAGTTGCTGGGTATTTCACTCGAAGGCTCGGTCGGATGA
- a CDS encoding aminotransferase class V-fold PLP-dependent enzyme produces the protein MSVILASPSTNLPSARPLDTLADFPAIPAGWAYLDTAATAQKPQPVIDAITRGYDTTYATVHRGVYQRSADMTLAYEAARRTVADFIGASPDECVFVRGATEAINLVAQCWAGTQLKAGDRILLSQLEHHSNIVPWQMVAERIGAAIDVIPLTPDHRIDLDAMAAMLTPQHKLVALAHVSNVLGSVLDVRRAADLSHKVGAKILIDGCQAVPRLPVNVRDLDCDFYVFSGHKLYGPTGIGVLWGRADLLDAMPPYQGGGAMIDRVTFAKTTYAPPPGRFEAGTPHIVGVLGLAAAIGYVESIGLDRIHAHETALVKQTRDALSQLNSIRLFGPDDSAGIVSFSVEGVHPHDVGTILDEAKVAIRAGHHCAQPLMEMLGVDATARASFGVYNGPQDVEALVRGLERVTRIFG, from the coding sequence GTGAGTGTGATCTTGGCCTCACCTTCCACTAACCTTCCGAGCGCTCGCCCGCTCGATACGCTTGCCGATTTTCCGGCGATCCCGGCGGGCTGGGCCTACCTCGACACTGCCGCCACCGCGCAGAAGCCGCAGCCCGTGATCGACGCGATCACCCGGGGCTACGACACGACCTATGCGACGGTCCACCGCGGCGTGTACCAGCGTTCCGCCGACATGACGCTCGCCTACGAAGCCGCGCGCCGCACCGTCGCCGATTTCATTGGGGCGTCCCCCGACGAATGCGTGTTCGTCCGCGGCGCGACCGAGGCGATCAATCTCGTCGCGCAATGCTGGGCGGGAACGCAATTGAAAGCGGGCGACCGCATCCTGCTCAGCCAGCTCGAACATCACAGCAATATCGTGCCGTGGCAGATGGTCGCCGAGCGCATCGGGGCGGCGATCGATGTGATCCCGCTCACGCCCGACCATCGCATCGATCTCGATGCGATGGCCGCGATGCTCACCCCGCAGCACAAGCTCGTCGCGCTGGCGCACGTCTCGAACGTCCTCGGCTCGGTCCTCGATGTCCGACGCGCCGCTGACCTCTCGCACAAGGTCGGCGCGAAGATTCTGATCGACGGATGCCAGGCGGTCCCGCGGCTACCTGTGAACGTGCGCGATCTCGACTGCGACTTCTACGTCTTCTCCGGGCACAAACTGTACGGCCCGACCGGCATCGGCGTGCTGTGGGGCCGAGCCGATTTGCTTGACGCGATGCCGCCCTATCAGGGCGGCGGGGCGATGATCGACCGCGTGACCTTCGCGAAGACCACCTACGCCCCCCCGCCAGGCCGGTTCGAGGCGGGCACGCCGCACATCGTCGGCGTCCTCGGTCTCGCTGCGGCGATCGGCTATGTCGAAAGCATCGGTCTCGACCGCATCCACGCACACGAAACCGCGCTGGTGAAACAGACCCGAGACGCGCTGTCGCAGCTCAATTCGATCCGCTTGTTTGGGCCGGACGACAGCGCGGGGATAGTCAGCTTTTCGGTCGAAGGGGTGCATCCGCACGACGTCGGCACCATCTTGGACGAAGCGAAGGTCGCGATCCGCGCCGGGCATCATTGCGCGCAGCCGCTGATGGAGATGCTGGGAGTCGATGCGACCGCGCGCGCCAGCTTCGGGGTGTACAACGGTCCGCAGGATGTGGAAGCTTTGGTGCGCGGACTTGAGCGAGTAACGAGGATTTTCGGATGA
- a CDS encoding SUF system Fe-S cluster assembly protein translates to MSDSIRTEEVSGVDAPPRARVETAAETFERKRDYLEGFLAQKPQVESAAEPGGALYEAVVDALKEIYDPEIPVNIYDLGLIYGVEVTDDGHAVVNMTLTTPHCPVAESMPAEVELRVGSVPGIAIADVNLVWDPPWDPAKMSDEARLELGML, encoded by the coding sequence ATGAGCGACAGTATTCGCACCGAGGAAGTTTCGGGCGTCGACGCCCCGCCACGCGCGCGCGTCGAAACCGCGGCCGAGACGTTCGAGCGCAAGCGCGACTATCTCGAAGGCTTCCTCGCACAGAAGCCGCAGGTCGAATCCGCCGCCGAACCCGGCGGCGCGCTGTATGAGGCGGTGGTCGATGCGCTGAAGGAAATCTACGACCCCGAAATCCCCGTGAACATCTACGACCTCGGGCTGATCTATGGCGTCGAGGTCACCGACGACGGTCACGCGGTGGTCAACATGACGCTGACGACCCCGCATTGCCCGGTTGCGGAATCGATGCCCGCGGAGGTCGAACTGCGCGTCGGATCGGTCCCCGGCATTGCCATCGCCGACGTGAACCTCGTGTGGGATCCGCCTTGGGATCCCGCCAAGATGTCGGACGAAGCGCGGTTAGAATTGGGGATGCTCTGA
- a CDS encoding endonuclease domain-containing protein — MAELNRRAAEMRKNPTGPEKRLWLALSNSQLEGAKFRRQQVIGWFIADFVCPSAKLIVEVDGDTHDEAKDRLRDDVLAAQGYRVLRVTNHEVMSNIEGVAWMIANALNGSVERAAKPHPNPSPEGEGVVG; from the coding sequence TTGGCTGAATTGAATCGCCGCGCCGCCGAAATGCGTAAAAACCCCACCGGACCCGAAAAGCGTCTATGGCTCGCCCTGTCCAACAGCCAGCTGGAAGGCGCCAAATTCCGCCGCCAGCAAGTCATCGGCTGGTTCATCGCGGATTTTGTCTGCCCGAGCGCCAAGCTGATCGTCGAAGTCGACGGCGACACGCACGACGAGGCTAAAGATCGCCTGAGGGATGATGTCCTCGCAGCGCAGGGCTATCGCGTGCTGCGCGTGACCAACCATGAAGTGATGTCGAATATCGAAGGCGTCGCCTGGATGATCGCGAACGCGCTGAACGGCAGCGTCGAGCGCGCGGCGAAACCCCACCCCAACCCCTCCCCTGAAGGGGAGGGGGTAGTAGGATGA
- a CDS encoding iron-sulfur cluster assembly accessory protein, translating to MATTLRQRPAALNLTDTANARIADLMARAPEEAIGVKLSTPKRGCSGLAYSVDYVTEAKPFDEKIETPGGTLYVDGGSILYLVGSTMNWVEGDFTAGFVFDNPNAKGACGCGESFTV from the coding sequence ATGGCCACGACGCTCCGCCAGCGCCCCGCCGCGCTGAACCTGACCGACACTGCCAACGCCCGTATCGCGGATCTGATGGCGCGCGCGCCTGAGGAAGCGATCGGGGTGAAGCTGTCGACCCCGAAGCGCGGCTGTTCCGGCCTCGCTTATTCGGTCGATTACGTGACCGAGGCGAAGCCGTTCGACGAAAAGATCGAGACCCCCGGCGGCACGTTGTACGTCGACGGCGGATCGATCCTGTACCTAGTCGGATCGACGATGAACTGGGTCGAGGGCGATTTCACCGCGGGCTTCGTGTTCGATAACCCCAATGCGAAGGGCGCGTGCGGCTGCGGCGAAAGCTTCACCGTCTGA
- the sufC gene encoding Fe-S cluster assembly ATPase SufC: MLKITNLHAEIDGKEILRGLTLTVNAGEVHAIMGPNGAGKSTLGYVLGGRPGYEVTAGTVTFDGQNLLDLAPNERAAAGLFLGFQYPVEIPGVSNVQFLREALNAQRAVRSEKPLSGAEFLKLARDEAKKLDMDAEMLKRPVNVGFSGGEKKRNEMVQMGVIDPKFAILDETDSGLDIDALRIVGDGINRIMRAPDKAVLLITHYQRLLEYVRPDFVHVLDGGVITRTGGADLAHELEREGYAGVAA, encoded by the coding sequence ATGCTTAAAATCACCAACCTCCACGCCGAAATCGACGGCAAGGAAATCCTCCGCGGCCTGACGCTCACCGTGAACGCGGGCGAGGTCCACGCGATCATGGGGCCGAACGGCGCGGGCAAGTCCACGCTCGGCTACGTCCTCGGCGGTCGCCCTGGTTACGAGGTCACCGCGGGTACCGTCACGTTCGACGGCCAGAATTTGCTCGATCTCGCCCCCAACGAACGCGCCGCCGCGGGGCTGTTCCTCGGCTTCCAATATCCGGTCGAAATCCCCGGCGTCTCCAACGTCCAGTTCCTGCGCGAGGCCCTCAACGCACAACGCGCGGTCCGCAGCGAGAAGCCGCTGTCGGGCGCCGAATTCCTCAAACTCGCGCGCGACGAAGCGAAGAAGCTCGACATGGACGCCGAGATGCTCAAACGCCCGGTCAACGTCGGCTTTTCGGGCGGCGAGAAGAAGCGCAACGAGATGGTGCAGATGGGCGTCATCGACCCCAAATTCGCGATCCTCGACGAAACCGACAGCGGGCTCGACATCGACGCGCTGCGCATCGTCGGCGATGGCATCAACCGCATCATGCGTGCGCCGGATAAAGCGGTGCTGCTCATCACGCATTACCAGCGCCTGCTGGAATACGTCAGGCCCGATTTCGTCCACGTCCTGGATGGCGGCGTGATCACCCGCACTGGCGGCGCGGACCTGGCGCACGAACTGGAGCGTGAGGGCTACGCGGGGGTGGCGGCGTGA
- a CDS encoding quinone-dependent dihydroorotate dehydrogenase, which translates to MSFRARSILFSLDAERAHALTIAGLAAWARAGAPFASRVTDSVLTTRVARIDFANPLGLAAGADKDAKGVPGFHALGFGCVEVGTLTPLLQDGNPRPRLFRLVEDRAVINRMGFNNGGLAAGLARIPVRRAGVLGINVGANKDAVDRIADYVAGVTAAAPVADYVTINISSPNTPGLRDLQHGAALNDLLAACDVARGKTPLFLKVAPDLTTAQVDELARAAIDNRIDALIVGNTTVSRPALRSANAGETGGLSGAPLAGLARERLGDFRKATGGAMTLIAAGGVDSGAEAYARIRAGASLVQVYSALVYEGPGLANRLLRDLAALLKRDGFASVSDAVGAD; encoded by the coding sequence ATGTCGTTTCGCGCCCGTTCCATCCTGTTTTCTCTTGATGCCGAGCGCGCGCATGCGTTGACGATCGCCGGATTGGCCGCTTGGGCGCGGGCTGGTGCGCCATTCGCGAGTCGTGTGACCGATTCGGTCCTAACGACCCGGGTGGCCCGGATCGATTTCGCCAATCCGCTGGGGCTCGCCGCCGGGGCGGATAAGGATGCGAAGGGTGTGCCGGGGTTCCACGCGCTGGGCTTCGGATGTGTCGAGGTGGGGACGCTGACCCCGCTGCTGCAGGACGGCAACCCGCGGCCGCGGCTGTTCCGGCTGGTCGAGGATCGTGCGGTCATCAACCGGATGGGGTTCAACAATGGCGGGCTGGCGGCGGGACTGGCGCGAATTCCCGTACGGCGCGCGGGGGTGTTGGGGATCAACGTCGGGGCAAACAAGGACGCGGTGGACCGAATCGCGGACTATGTGGCGGGGGTGACGGCGGCGGCGCCCGTTGCGGATTATGTAACGATCAACATCAGCAGCCCGAACACGCCCGGCCTGCGCGACCTGCAGCATGGCGCGGCGCTGAACGATCTGCTGGCGGCGTGCGATGTCGCGCGGGGGAAGACCCCGTTATTCCTCAAGGTCGCGCCCGATCTGACCACGGCGCAGGTCGACGAACTGGCGCGGGCGGCGATCGACAACCGGATCGATGCGTTGATTGTGGGGAATACGACGGTGTCGCGGCCCGCGTTGCGATCGGCCAATGCGGGCGAGACTGGCGGGCTGTCGGGCGCGCCGCTGGCGGGACTGGCGCGCGAGCGGCTGGGCGATTTCCGCAAGGCCACCGGTGGCGCGATGACGCTGATCGCGGCGGGCGGCGTGGATTCGGGAGCGGAGGCCTACGCGCGGATCCGTGCGGGGGCGAGCCTGGTGCAGGTGTACAGCGCGCTCGTCTATGAGGGGCCGGGGCTGGCGAACCGGCTGCTGCGCGACCTGGCGGCGCTGTTGAAGCGCGATGGGTTCGCGAGCGTTTCCGACGCGGTCGGCGCGGACTGA
- a CDS encoding SUF system Fe-S cluster assembly regulator yields MRLSSLADYAVVLMSAAARHCGGAGRLNATLLADETGVPLPTAQKLVSRLSAAGLIESTRGTGGGFRLSRPPSAITLAEIVEAVEGPIALTSCVDAGDHDCCIEGSCRVKPHWNAVNDAVRGALAGVTLASLSAAPIRLPVREEAHA; encoded by the coding sequence ATGCGCCTTTCTTCCCTAGCCGACTATGCCGTCGTCCTGATGAGCGCCGCGGCGCGCCATTGCGGTGGTGCGGGTCGTCTGAACGCGACGCTGCTGGCCGACGAGACCGGTGTGCCGCTTCCCACCGCGCAGAAGCTCGTCAGCCGCCTCAGCGCAGCGGGTCTGATCGAAAGCACGCGCGGCACCGGCGGCGGCTTCCGCCTCTCGCGCCCGCCCTCCGCGATCACGCTGGCCGAAATCGTCGAGGCGGTGGAGGGGCCGATCGCTCTCACCAGTTGCGTCGACGCGGGCGATCACGATTGCTGCATCGAGGGCAGCTGCCGCGTGAAACCGCACTGGAACGCCGTCAACGACGCCGTCCGCGGCGCATTGGCGGGCGTGACCCTCGCATCGCTGTCAGCGGCGCCAATAAGATTACCCGTGCGCGAGGAGGCGCACGCATAA
- a CDS encoding AraC family transcriptional regulator — protein MSGGDASYTFPDGTIQESPPMHIVGPTSGAILTRAQGPLLVVGMGLQPAGWAALLGVDASAMLNRVLDGPAIFGPAMARAADAMLAVAGIDERIAIVEAFVRGSIARADGRTLDFARQIDAWLAGSPSPDLDDLVAATGLSRRQVERRCNALYGAPPKVLARKYRALRAAVALANGEATLDELIDHGFYDQSHLIREMKHFTGLTPRQMRTEPNLLAQLTMAQRHALSGQVSRLISDT, from the coding sequence TTGAGTGGGGGGGATGCCAGTTACACCTTCCCCGACGGCACCATTCAGGAATCGCCGCCGATGCACATCGTCGGCCCCACGTCGGGCGCGATATTGACGCGCGCTCAGGGGCCGTTGCTGGTCGTCGGCATGGGACTGCAACCGGCGGGCTGGGCCGCGCTGCTCGGCGTCGACGCGTCGGCGATGCTAAACAGGGTGCTCGACGGCCCGGCGATCTTCGGTCCCGCCATGGCGCGCGCCGCCGATGCGATGCTCGCTGTCGCCGGAATCGACGAACGGATCGCCATCGTCGAGGCGTTCGTGCGCGGCTCGATCGCGCGCGCCGACGGCCGCACGCTGGATTTCGCGCGGCAGATCGACGCATGGCTGGCGGGCAGCCCGTCGCCCGATCTGGACGATCTGGTCGCCGCGACCGGGCTGTCGCGGCGGCAGGTCGAACGCCGCTGCAACGCGCTGTACGGCGCCCCGCCCAAGGTGCTGGCGCGCAAGTATCGCGCCTTGCGCGCCGCGGTCGCGCTGGCCAACGGGGAGGCGACGCTGGACGAACTGATCGACCACGGCTTCTACGATCAGTCGCACCTGATCCGCGAGATGAAGCATTTCACCGGCCTGACGCCGCGCCAGATGCGCACCGAACCGAACCTGTTGGCGCAACTGACGATGGCGCAGCGCCATGCGCTGTCGGGGCAGGTGTCGAGGCTGATCTCTGATACCTGA